A genomic stretch from Bacillus sp. E(2018) includes:
- a CDS encoding DHA2 family efflux MFS transporter permease subunit: MGNTDSTLQHKKPPYLMLAILFVGAFVAFLNNSLLNVALPTIMVDLNVKDYSTVQWLVTGFMLVSGVLIPASAFLITRFSNRMLFITAMVIFTIGTALSAFAPNFGVLLTGRMVQAVGSSVMGPILMNVMLVSFPREKRGIAMGIFGLVMITAPAIGPTLSGYIVEYYDWRLLFEMILPLAILSLLFAVWKLENVMKQNKNVSLDYLSLVLSSIGFGGILYGCSTASSDGWTDTVVLSTLIIGGIALVIFILRQLKLDEPLLNIRVYKYPMFALASVIAIVNAVAMFSGMILTPAYVQSVRGISPLDSGLMMLPGAIIMGIMSPITGKLFDKFGPRALAVVGLSITAVSTYMLAHLQADSSYSYIIMIYSMRMFGLSMVMMPIMTNGLNQLPTSLNPHGTAVNNTAQQVSGSIGTAILVTIMNTVTKTEAESLMSGVDPATITEASTAALTQQALLSGIQYSFLVAFGINIVALVLAFFVKRVDTSAEAVNKIEKENKTSTKSVTA, translated from the coding sequence ATGGGGAATACAGATTCCACTTTACAACATAAAAAACCGCCCTATTTGATGCTTGCGATCTTGTTCGTTGGAGCGTTCGTAGCTTTTTTAAACAACTCATTGCTGAACGTAGCATTACCAACCATCATGGTGGATTTAAATGTAAAAGACTATTCGACCGTTCAATGGCTGGTCACCGGCTTCATGCTTGTGAGCGGTGTTTTAATACCAGCTTCAGCGTTTTTAATCACTCGATTTTCTAATCGGATGTTATTTATTACAGCAATGGTCATCTTTACAATCGGTACAGCATTATCAGCCTTTGCACCTAACTTTGGTGTGTTATTAACAGGACGTATGGTGCAAGCTGTCGGTTCATCTGTAATGGGACCAATCTTAATGAACGTCATGCTCGTTAGTTTTCCACGTGAAAAACGAGGCATTGCGATGGGGATTTTTGGGTTGGTCATGATTACAGCTCCTGCGATCGGACCAACATTGTCAGGGTATATCGTAGAATACTATGACTGGCGTCTCCTTTTTGAAATGATTCTGCCTCTAGCTATCCTCAGCTTACTATTTGCTGTATGGAAGCTTGAGAACGTGATGAAGCAGAACAAAAATGTATCATTAGATTACCTTTCTCTTGTGTTGTCTAGCATCGGTTTTGGAGGAATTCTATACGGCTGTAGTACAGCAAGTTCAGACGGATGGACAGATACAGTTGTTCTATCAACACTAATTATTGGTGGAATTGCATTGGTTATATTCATCCTACGACAACTAAAATTAGATGAACCATTATTGAACATTCGAGTGTATAAGTATCCAATGTTTGCACTTGCATCCGTTATTGCGATTGTAAATGCGGTTGCTATGTTCTCAGGCATGATTTTAACACCAGCTTACGTGCAAAGCGTTCGAGGAATTTCACCACTTGATTCTGGACTGATGATGCTGCCGGGAGCAATCATTATGGGAATCATGTCACCTATTACTGGTAAACTTTTTGATAAATTCGGACCGCGTGCTTTAGCGGTAGTCGGACTTTCTATCACAGCAGTCTCGACTTATATGCTCGCTCATCTGCAAGCTGATTCGTCTTATTCTTATATCATCATGATCTATTCTATGCGTATGTTTGGATTGTCGATGGTCATGATGCCGATTATGACGAATGGTCTTAATCAGCTTCCAACGAGCCTAAATCCGCACGGTACAGCCGTTAATAATACAGCACAGCAAGTATCCGGTTCGATCGGTACAGCGATACTAGTCACGATTATGAACACTGTTACAAAAACAGAAGCAGAAAGCTTAATGAGTGGAGTAGATCCAGCGACGATTACCGAAGCCTCAACCGCTGCATTAACACAGCAAGCTCTTCTGTCAGGAATTCAATACTCATTCTTAGTTGCATTCGGAATTAACATCGTTGCTTTAGTGCTAGCCTTTTTCGTCAAACGCGTCGATACAAGTGCTGAAGCAGTAAATAAGATTGAAAAAGAAAACAAAACATCAACTAAATCAGTTACAGCTTAA
- a CDS encoding TetR/AcrR family transcriptional regulator: protein MNNRKRKVADTALKLFIEKGIQQTSIQEIIDKANISKGTFYNYFSSKSDCIADILEFLRYDASQQRIAVQIGRDTGDRDVFIEQIVIIMRLNQERNLQPLFEAILSSNEADLKKLVMQHRLYEMEWLSNRFIEILGDEVREHVFEATILFFGMMHHMLFTMRITNTTYSLEHVVDTLLSYIELIVPKMMMNESVLIPLSAIDLLRTNANKKQVKIEDILSLADQLQQDYTFNEEQQDLFDAIMSELQRERIRKIVLQPLLKPFQKSFEESPISSQAQTFTNLVWYFLRNMN from the coding sequence ATGAATAACAGAAAAAGAAAAGTCGCTGACACCGCATTAAAGCTTTTTATAGAAAAAGGCATCCAGCAGACATCTATACAGGAAATCATAGATAAAGCAAATATTTCAAAAGGTACGTTCTATAACTATTTCTCATCAAAGAGTGACTGTATCGCAGACATATTAGAATTTCTGCGGTATGATGCCAGTCAGCAGCGAATTGCCGTTCAGATCGGTAGGGACACAGGTGATCGGGACGTTTTCATCGAACAAATTGTGATCATTATGCGTTTGAATCAGGAAAGAAACCTTCAGCCACTTTTTGAAGCGATTCTTTCATCCAATGAAGCCGACTTAAAAAAACTCGTTATGCAGCATCGGTTATATGAGATGGAATGGCTTTCTAATCGTTTTATCGAGATCTTAGGGGATGAAGTGCGGGAGCATGTGTTTGAAGCCACTATCCTATTCTTTGGAATGATGCATCATATGTTATTTACGATGCGAATAACGAATACAACTTACTCATTAGAGCATGTCGTTGATACACTTCTCTCTTATATTGAGTTGATCGTACCGAAGATGATGATGAACGAATCTGTTCTCATTCCTCTTTCAGCTATTGATTTACTTCGTACAAATGCAAATAAAAAACAAGTTAAAATAGAGGACATTCTTTCACTTGCTGATCAGCTGCAACAGGATTATACGTTTAACGAAGAACAGCAAGACCTTTTTGATGCGATCATGAGTGAACTTCAACGTGAGCGTATTCGTAAAATAGTTCTTCAACCATTATTGAAGCCATTTCAAAAAAGTTTTGAAGAATCACCAATTTCTTCTCAAGCGCAAACTTTTACTAACTTGGTATGGTACTTTTTAAGAAACATGAATTGA